In the genome of Methylosinus sp. C49, the window ATGATGGAAAATCCCGCCGCAGCGAGCGGCGTGAGGCCCGGCTCGACGCCGATCAATGCGGGCAGGACGATTCCGACCGCGCCCGCCAGCTCAGAATAGCCGATGAAGCGCAGCAGCCAGAACGGAATGTCGGTTGCATAGGCGACGCCCATCGTCGCCAACGCCTCGGGCGTTGCAATGCTCTTCATCGCGCCTGCGGCTCCGTATAGAAGCGAGAGCAGAATCTGCGCGATCCAGAGAGTCGCTCGCCAGCCCAGA includes:
- a CDS encoding DoxX family protein, whose translation is MTEAGAATSAVRPSLGWRATLWIAQILLSLLYGAAGAMKSIATPEALATMGVAYATDIPFWLLRFIGYSELAGAVGIVLPALIGVEPGLTPLAAAGFSIIQVLAIGFHIMRGETNALSMNLPLLGLSLFVLWGWIRRPPVASRGR